From Calditrichota bacterium, one genomic window encodes:
- a CDS encoding MFS transporter, with translation MAKKKKKTTKSHKKKQKTVVKKIEKKKEIVEPQEPKVEVEKKPEKLFTKNYLLLWQGQLVSKFGTKIYLIAIILWLQENTGSKTIVSLFSASSSLPLVVMAILGGAVADRFSRKKIIVLSDFLSGVTMLLVASFFFFNPDYSILLLVFIFGLTIISSTTQAFFGPAISASIPDIVPEKRVAGANSMGKLSDSISMFFGTGLGSILYNAIGMPLVMIINGVSFIFSAISESFIKIPQRIPEKAKSFSKYIEVFKTDLNEGLAYIKKNRGLNRLLMLSIVTGFFAASIAALMVFYVKEFLGLDNEWFSIFLIISGIGSLIGSITAGILNLHGDTRKRLLLLFMLLEAVGYTFLVQVETATPALVLFTIGGFFSGFTVVNIFTIMQITIPSEIRGRVLGAMTTLSGSFQPLGIMIGGVTADIIGLKLVFIIAGSLMFLFVLIFSFNRDLRKLLAHQTAEQMAPTGFTYKIKTVDSDKINEQKEQYLEEQLKKSRSEL, from the coding sequence ATGGCAAAGAAAAAGAAAAAAACAACAAAATCTCATAAGAAAAAACAAAAAACTGTTGTAAAAAAAATCGAGAAGAAGAAAGAAATAGTTGAACCTCAGGAACCAAAAGTTGAGGTAGAAAAAAAGCCGGAAAAGCTTTTTACAAAAAACTATTTACTTCTTTGGCAAGGCCAGCTTGTAAGTAAATTTGGAACAAAAATTTATTTAATTGCCATAATCCTTTGGCTTCAGGAAAATACCGGATCAAAAACGATTGTGTCACTTTTTAGTGCTTCATCATCTTTGCCACTTGTAGTAATGGCCATTTTGGGCGGAGCTGTAGCCGACAGGTTTTCCAGAAAAAAAATCATTGTTTTAAGCGATTTCTTAAGTGGCGTAACAATGCTCCTCGTGGCCTCTTTTTTCTTTTTTAATCCAGATTACAGCATTCTATTATTGGTGTTTATTTTTGGTCTGACTATAATTTCATCTACAACACAAGCATTTTTTGGCCCTGCAATTAGTGCATCAATACCGGACATTGTTCCAGAGAAAAGAGTTGCCGGGGCAAACTCGATGGGCAAATTATCAGACAGCATTTCGATGTTTTTTGGAACAGGGCTTGGAAGCATTTTATATAATGCCATCGGGATGCCCCTTGTAATGATAATTAATGGAGTGTCATTTATATTTTCTGCCATTAGTGAATCGTTTATAAAAATCCCACAGAGAATTCCTGAAAAAGCAAAATCCTTTTCCAAATATATTGAAGTATTTAAAACTGATCTTAATGAAGGCCTCGCATATATTAAAAAAAACCGAGGTCTAAACCGTTTATTAATGCTTTCAATTGTTACCGGATTTTTTGCTGCCTCGATTGCAGCCTTAATGGTTTTTTATGTAAAAGAATTTTTAGGATTGGATAATGAGTGGTTCAGTATTTTTCTCATTATTTCTGGTATTGGATCACTAATAGGATCAATAACAGCCGGTATATTAAATCTCCATGGAGATACGCGTAAACGCCTGTTACTTTTGTTTATGCTTTTGGAAGCTGTTGGTTATACCTTTCTTGTGCAAGTAGAAACAGCTACTCCGGCATTAGTTTTATTTACAATTGGCGGATTTTTCAGCGGTTTTACGGTTGTAAATATCTTTACAATTATGCAAATCACCATTCCAAGTGAAATCCGTGGACGCGTTCTTGGTGCCATGACAACTTTGTCCGGTAGCTTTCAACCTTTGGGAATTATGATTGGCGGTGTTACAGCAGATATTATTGGACTTAAGCTTGTTTTTATCATTGCCGGTAGCTTGATGTTTCTTTTTGTTTTAATTTTTTCCTTTAACCGAGACCTAAGGAAACTTTTAGCTCATCAAACAGCAGAACAAATGGCGCCAACAGGATTCACCTACAAAATAAAAACAGTAGACAGCGATAAAATTAATGAACAAAAAGAACAATATTTAGAAGAACAATTAAAAAAATCAAGGAGTGAATTATGA
- a CDS encoding MbtH family protein → MSREEQEDKTIYKVVLNHEEQYSIWPADRENALGWRDEGTTGLKQECLDHIKEVWTDMRPLSLRQKMDG, encoded by the coding sequence ATGAGTCGTGAAGAGCAAGAAGATAAAACGATTTATAAAGTTGTTTTAAACCATGAAGAGCAATATTCAATTTGGCCTGCTGATCGTGAAAATGCACTGGGTTGGCGGGATGAAGGCACAACTGGCCTAAAACAGGAATGTCTGGATCATATCAAAGAAGTATGGACTGATATGCGCCCGTTAAGTTTGCGCCAAAAAATGGACGGTTAA
- a CDS encoding thioesterase, with protein sequence MKYQNSNPWIVKLKPNPNAKLKLFCLPFAGGSSVAYRDWNDVLPATVELCAIEIPGRGQRLGEPLLKNLPELVTKLAEGIKEELDRPFVLFGHSMGAATGFELTHLLQSKYQKTPEHLFFSGRGAPQIPERDEPIHKLPKNEFIDKIRSFNGTPKEVLAHEELMELVIPIIRADFEVCETYNYQQRAPLNIPMTVLGGLSDEDINKSDLESWGIHTQNEFNIRMFPGGHFYLQDQVHALVQTILRDLNNHFNLNS encoded by the coding sequence ATGAAATACCAAAACTCAAATCCCTGGATTGTAAAGTTAAAACCAAATCCTAATGCAAAGCTTAAATTGTTTTGTTTGCCTTTCGCAGGTGGCAGCAGCGTTGCCTATCGTGACTGGAATGACGTATTACCAGCAACGGTTGAATTGTGTGCGATTGAAATACCCGGCCGTGGACAACGTTTAGGCGAGCCTTTACTAAAAAACCTGCCAGAGCTTGTTACAAAACTAGCAGAGGGAATTAAAGAAGAACTTGACAGACCCTTTGTCTTATTCGGCCATAGTATGGGAGCAGCTACCGGTTTTGAATTAACACATTTATTACAATCCAAATATCAGAAAACCCCAGAACATCTATTTTTCTCAGGACGTGGCGCACCGCAGATACCTGAACGTGATGAACCAATTCATAAGCTGCCCAAGAATGAATTTATTGATAAAATTCGCAGTTTTAACGGGACCCCAAAAGAAGTGCTTGCTCATGAAGAATTGATGGAGTTGGTTATTCCGATTATTCGTGCAGATTTTGAAGTGTGCGAAACATATAACTACCAACAACGCGCTCCACTCAATATACCTATGACAGTCCTTGGCGGTTTGAGTGATGAAGATATCAATAAATCAGATTTGGAATCCTGGGGTATTCATACACAAAATGAATTCAATATCCGTATGTTTCCTGGTGGACATTTCTATCTTCAGGATCAGGTGCATGCTCTGGTACAAACAATTCTGCGCGATCTTAATAACCATTTCAATCTAAATAGCTAA
- a CDS encoding 4'-phosphopantetheinyl transferase superfamily protein — protein sequence METTYWREANDQAYVLNNNVHIWLIRYDQSESILAESGIILSKEEKERASRFHFEIDHRRYSVTRSLLKKILGKILSKPALKIKFTFNKYGKPELVQQSEKIFFNVSHSGNLGLIAISDIAQIGVDVEKYREEMITGDIAKRFFSDLEVTEFLSLNENEKLQGFFNCWTRKEAFIKAVGKGLSIPLNTFDVSLIPGSQTELRDVRYKNETADGWHLSDIKVDSGYAAAFIIKAKTFSVNYWYTC from the coding sequence ATGGAAACGACATATTGGCGTGAAGCAAACGATCAAGCTTATGTATTAAATAACAACGTCCATATTTGGCTGATTAGATATGACCAATCTGAAAGCATTTTAGCTGAATCAGGCATCATTTTGTCCAAAGAAGAAAAGGAACGAGCATCCCGCTTTCATTTTGAAATTGATCACAGGCGTTATTCTGTCACACGAAGTCTTCTAAAAAAAATATTAGGAAAAATCCTATCCAAACCTGCACTGAAAATAAAGTTCACTTTTAATAAATACGGAAAACCGGAACTTGTACAGCAATCAGAAAAAATATTCTTCAACGTAAGCCATTCCGGTAACCTTGGTTTAATTGCCATAAGTGACATTGCACAAATTGGTGTTGATGTAGAAAAATACCGGGAGGAAATGATTACCGGTGATATTGCAAAAAGGTTTTTTTCCGATTTAGAAGTTACGGAATTTCTGAGTTTAAATGAGAATGAAAAATTGCAGGGCTTTTTTAATTGCTGGACACGAAAAGAGGCGTTTATCAAAGCGGTTGGGAAAGGATTATCAATTCCCTTAAATACATTTGATGTCTCACTTATACCAGGTTCGCAGACAGAACTACGCGATGTGCGTTATAAAAATGAAACTGCAGATGGCTGGCATTTAAGTGATATTAAGGTTGATTCTGGGTACGCTGCCGCTTTTATTATTAAGGCAAAGACCTTCTCTGTTAATTATTGGTACACTTGTTAG
- a CDS encoding sigma 54-interacting transcriptional regulator produces the protein MMENLFTNIKEDHLEFIFSLTKLMADEQDEHKILDILLSQLNQKTGAEIGAFIFYNKAEDKFETKTVKKSFQDKLEEIYFSETVFRRILKEREAILTFDTSEDDSYQGIKSVEINKIHAILAFPLIVKKELYGIMYFDSRENRQSFNEGSRQLLSFFAPIASLTLEQALSAKEITKENLLLKSQLESQIELPKMVGESPVMKQLYRLVAKVAPSDVSVLINGENGTGKDLVAQAIHDLSNRKAKPFIAQFVGNIPASILESELFGYKKGAFTGAGNDKPGLFEAVNGGTLFLDEIGELTADLQTKLLRVLQNQEIKRLGENMVRKIDVRIIAATNRDLKKMIKDGTFREDLYYRLNVITIVVPPLRERRTDIPLLANHFLKDELNNPEMSISQKALKKLIGYNWPGNVRQLENLVKRACILSSENQISEDDIIFDELEDEFNGTLEEFKNKLIIQRVNEFKGNKTLAAKSLDISLRSLQLKAKELGI, from the coding sequence ATGATGGAAAACCTGTTTACAAATATTAAAGAAGATCATCTTGAGTTTATTTTTAGCCTGACAAAGCTGATGGCAGATGAACAGGATGAACATAAAATTTTGGATATTCTTTTATCTCAGTTAAACCAAAAAACAGGTGCTGAGATTGGGGCCTTTATATTTTACAACAAAGCTGAAGACAAATTCGAAACAAAAACAGTAAAAAAATCATTCCAGGATAAACTTGAGGAGATTTACTTTTCTGAAACTGTTTTTCGAAGGATATTAAAAGAGCGGGAGGCAATTTTAACATTCGATACATCTGAAGACGATTCGTATCAAGGTATTAAGAGTGTTGAAATAAATAAAATTCATGCCATTTTAGCCTTCCCTCTAATCGTAAAAAAAGAACTTTACGGAATTATGTATTTTGACAGCCGCGAAAACCGGCAAAGTTTTAACGAAGGTTCCAGGCAGCTATTATCGTTTTTCGCTCCAATTGCCTCCTTAACCCTGGAACAGGCTCTGTCTGCAAAAGAGATAACAAAAGAAAACCTTTTATTAAAATCACAGCTTGAAAGCCAAATAGAGTTGCCTAAAATGGTTGGCGAATCTCCGGTTATGAAACAGTTATACAGACTTGTAGCAAAGGTTGCCCCATCGGATGTATCTGTTTTAATAAATGGCGAAAACGGTACAGGCAAGGATTTGGTAGCCCAGGCAATTCATGATTTGAGCAATCGAAAAGCCAAACCTTTTATTGCCCAATTTGTTGGTAATATTCCTGCTTCAATTTTGGAAAGTGAACTTTTTGGATATAAAAAAGGGGCGTTTACCGGAGCCGGAAATGATAAGCCAGGACTTTTTGAAGCTGTTAATGGCGGCACTTTATTTCTTGATGAAATTGGAGAGCTAACAGCAGATTTACAAACAAAATTATTGCGCGTCCTTCAAAACCAGGAAATTAAAAGGCTGGGCGAAAATATGGTCCGCAAGATTGATGTTCGCATTATTGCCGCAACCAATCGTGATTTAAAGAAAATGATAAAGGACGGGACATTTCGCGAAGATTTATATTACCGGCTGAATGTTATTACAATTGTTGTTCCTCCTTTGCGGGAAAGAAGAACAGATATTCCACTTTTAGCGAACCATTTTTTAAAAGATGAATTAAATAATCCAGAAATGTCCATATCGCAAAAAGCATTAAAGAAATTAATCGGTTACAATTGGCCCGGAAATGTACGTCAACTGGAAAATTTGGTTAAGCGTGCCTGTATTTTGTCTTCCGAAAACCAGATTTCTGAGGATGATATAATTTTTGATGAACTTGAAGACGAGTTTAATGGGACGTTAGAGGAATTCAAGAACAAGCTTATTATTCAGAGAGTAAATGAATTTAAAGGCAATAAAACCCTTGCAGCCAAAAGCCTTGATATCTCTTTGAGATCTTTGCAGCTTAAAGCAAAAGAGCTTGGGATTTGA
- a CDS encoding serine/threonine protein kinase, protein MKKEIANYEILETISENGPVSVYLAIHKILNRKTLLKVHHSDDTKLIKRFEEEARIVADLDHPSIVAIYDYGRASQNEFYISMEYVEGGNLNSYLENHDLTIDDKIKLCYQIGNCIKVIHQHGYIHRDLKPQNLLVDKEGFVKLTDFGISFHESLKRTTPDGKLLGTPLFMSPEQINNLPVTKQSDLYSLGVIYYQIFSESNPFDAPNFGEIFSRILSFCPEDLSKVMPETPDWFSKLTNSLIEKEAANRPESIQKVTSIFEQNIQMENGNNDSGKVIKRKFNFSYFLVPILIIFSVVFYFKQFNKIETKSDLSDSLSTLSSLQDSLKQNPVNTNNITETDSSKVNIPITENIENTPNNQIQQSEKRETKFFINTYPWCRVYLNYKLIDTTPLKDSIIVKPGKYLLGLQNSGYPSWSDSIEINKNMTNIFSYNLDSIFYKLELTVQPWGKVFIDGDYYGTTPLNKPIVLSKKNKTLLIENQYYNSYTDTLIWDGQPVISKNIILNEKIKN, encoded by the coding sequence ATGAAAAAAGAAATAGCAAATTACGAAATACTGGAAACAATTTCAGAGAATGGTCCCGTCTCTGTTTATCTTGCTATTCATAAAATCTTAAATAGAAAAACACTGCTTAAAGTACATCACAGTGACGATACAAAACTCATAAAACGCTTTGAAGAAGAAGCTCGAATCGTTGCAGATTTAGACCATCCTTCAATTGTGGCCATTTATGATTATGGCCGTGCCTCGCAAAATGAATTTTATATTTCCATGGAATATGTAGAAGGTGGCAATTTAAACAGCTATTTAGAAAACCACGATCTAACCATTGATGATAAAATTAAATTATGTTATCAAATTGGAAATTGCATCAAAGTTATTCACCAGCATGGCTATATTCACCGCGACTTAAAACCGCAAAACCTGCTCGTAGATAAAGAAGGATTTGTAAAACTAACTGATTTTGGTATCTCCTTTCACGAATCGCTTAAACGGACAACTCCAGATGGGAAATTATTAGGTACCCCGCTTTTTATGTCGCCAGAGCAAATAAATAACCTGCCTGTAACAAAGCAAAGTGATCTGTATTCTCTTGGTGTCATATATTACCAGATATTTTCAGAATCCAATCCATTTGATGCTCCAAACTTTGGTGAAATTTTTTCCAGGATTTTGTCATTTTGCCCGGAAGATTTATCAAAAGTAATGCCTGAAACGCCGGATTGGTTTTCAAAACTGACAAACTCATTAATCGAAAAGGAAGCTGCAAATCGACCTGAATCAATTCAAAAAGTAACTTCTATTTTTGAGCAAAATATCCAAATGGAGAATGGAAATAATGATTCAGGAAAAGTAATTAAAAGAAAATTCAATTTCAGTTACTTTTTAGTTCCGATATTGATAATATTTTCTGTGGTATTTTATTTTAAACAGTTTAATAAAATTGAAACAAAATCAGATCTCAGCGATAGCTTGTCCACATTATCAAGTTTACAAGACAGCCTAAAACAGAATCCGGTAAACACAAATAATATTACTGAAACAGATTCATCAAAAGTAAACATCCCAATAACTGAAAATATAGAAAATACTCCAAATAACCAGATACAACAATCTGAAAAAAGAGAAACAAAATTTTTTATAAATACATACCCGTGGTGCCGTGTATATCTAAATTATAAACTAATCGATACTACACCTTTGAAAGATTCGATTATTGTTAAGCCTGGGAAATATCTCCTGGGATTGCAAAACTCCGGTTATCCCTCGTGGAGCGATAGTATAGAAATAAACAAGAATATGACAAATATTTTTAGTTATAACCTGGATTCAATTTTTTATAAGCTGGAATTAACTGTTCAGCCATGGGGCAAAGTTTTTATTGACGGTGATTATTATGGAACAACCCCATTAAATAAACCAATCGTTTTGAGCAAAAAAAACAAAACATTATTAATTGAAAATCAATATTACAATAGCTATACTGATACACTTATTTGGGATGGGCAACCAGTTATTAGCAAAAATATCATCCTTAATGAAAAAATTAAAAATTAG